In the genome of Sulfurimonas autotrophica DSM 16294, the window GCATCATAATAAGCGATATACGGGTACCATCTGTTTCTTCTTGAACTCCTGATTTTCAAGCTTCTGATTTTTGAAATATCAAGCCAATGTGCATAGAGAGAGCGCTTGAGTTTTAACTCTTCGCCTGCATGTAACTGTGCAACATTGAGATATCCATTTGTAATATCAATTGTATATGTCCACTCTTTGGCAGAATTTTTTTCTACATCAACAATATTACAGCCGCTTTTATGCAGTTCATTTTGCAGTATCAAAGGGTCTGTCGCATACTCTGATGTTAAATTAATACTCCATATGAACTCTGAAGTGTCAAAATTTGATGCTGTTGTTACATACCGAAAATAACCAATATTTTGCAGAGTGTCTTCCATAATTTTTACAAAAAATAGAGGAAAACCGCTTGTCTTAAAATTGAGGCGAAAATCTTGCGGTGACTGAAAGAAAAGATTCAACAAACCATTGTCTTTAAGTGTTTGTATAACTTTTACCGCGTCCACTCTGTCTTTTACGTAAAAAGAAGATTTTGGCTCAAAAATTACATTGATAAAATCTTTATTGGCTTCATAAGACTTTTCACTTAAAAAACTTTTGATTTTTGTCGTTAAGGGATCTTCTTGCAAGTCATCACAATGTGAAAAACTAAAAAACAGTAGTAGGACAACTAAAGCTTTTACCATGCATTACCTCTGTTAAGCCTTTTAAATTCATCAAAAGTAAGCTGGGTAATTGTACTATCTTTATAAAGTAGTCTGAGTGTTTTTTTTGAATTAAATTTCTTTTGCTCTGAATTAATAATAACATCAATATATCCATGTCCAAATATTAAAAGCCACTCTTTATTTGGATCTAAGTCAAATTCTCCAGTAAATGTTTTTTGATATTTTTTATTTGTCTCTACATCAATGTAACCCATCCAGACTTTTGATCTTGCAACAATTTTAAAGCTTTTTTGCAAAGCTTTTTCTTCTTTAACCACAGAGGTGCTCTGCACCTTTTCTTGAGTTACGTTGACATCTTCTAGCGTTTTATTTTCATCTTTTTGACTTATATTTGCATCAGGCACAATACAATTAATATTTTTCTTTGCATTATTAATGGTTGTGCTATCTATTATTGTAGTATGGTTTTGCATATTTTTATTTGCATATTCCACTGTATAGAAAAGAGCGACAAGGAACATTATCATGGCGATTAAAATATAAAGAAGCGTAAAGTTTCTGCTTTTTTTAGGTGCTATAAAAATTCCATCTTCCGTTGTTGTTTCAACAGGGTTTCTTTCGTCATAATAGGCAACTCCGGTACTCTTAAGTTCACTTAAATCAATGTTATACTCTCTTTGCAATATTGAAATAAAACCTATAAAATGAATTTTGGTAAGCCCGTCAAAACTCTCATGTAAAAGGGCTTGTATATGCTCAACGGGTATATGCGTATCTTCATATATTTTTTGAGCACCAATATCTTTTAATTTTTGCAGTCCATCATTGTTCATATCTCATCCTGTCCATTAAAATAGCTCCGGCGACACTTACATTGAGCGAGTCAAAATCATGTGCCATTTTTATGCTTACTATATTGTCTAATTTGGAGCTTACTCTTGAGGTAAGACCTTCGCCTTCATTTCCCAAAACCAAAACTCTCTTTTTAACAATTTTTGCCTCTCTAATATCTACACCACCCATATCAGCACCATAACTGATAAAACCAGACATTTTAAAATCATTTAATAAATTGTGAATGTTATTCTCAACGGCCAAAGGCATATCAAAAAGTGCGCCTGTACTCGTTCGAAGCAATGGTTCAATATTAAGATGTTTGATACCGCTCACAATGATTGCATCGACACCCAGTGCATAAGCACTTCGCACAATTGCTCCGATATTGCCGACATCTGTTAGGCCTGCCAAAACAACAACGAAATCTTTGTTTAAAAATGTTTGATAATCATGAAGCTTGTAATCTTCTACCTCAGCCAAAAAACCTTGATGATTGGCATTTTTACTCATTTTGACTGCTGCTTCGTTGGGGATGCGCTTTATCTCAAAGCCCATTTTCATAAGACGAGAATACTCTTTTTTATCAAGTTCCTTTGCCAGGTACAAAGTCTTTATTTTTTGCGGATAGTTATTGATTAAATAATATATTGGTTGTTTTGCATAAATTAACATAAGAGTATTTTATCTAAAAAAAGTGTTAACTTACACTTTTTTATTAAATTTTTGACTAAAAGTTTTTTTTAGAGTAACTATAATAATCTTTGATATATCACTTTTATATTTTCGCCTGTGATTTTACTGATGAGTTTTGCTTGTACTTTTTTAGGTAAATCAAGCTCTAAGATATCATTTTCACTTACTGCCGAACTGTTTTGCGCAGCACTGGCTTTAATGACGACTACCCATTCACCACGAAAATTTCCATCTAAACTTTTAAGTATTTCGTCAGCTGTTCCACGCAGGTATCTTTGATATTTTTTCGTTAACTCTTTAGCCAAAAATATTTCTCTACTCGGTGCTTCTTTATCAAGTTCTAAGAGCAGTTTTTCCAAACGGTGCGGAGATTCATACAGTACTGTTGTGTAGCCGCCATGAAGTGCTCGTTGCAGACCTTCACTTCGACTACTGCCTTTATGATCGAGGAATCCGAAGAAGAGCATTTGTGTTTCACAAAATCCACTTGCAACAAATGCGGTAAGCACTGCATTTGCACCCGGAAGCACATCATATGCTATATTGTACTTCAAACAATATGAAATTAAAATCTGTCCCGGATCACTCACACCAGGCATACCGGCATCACTTGCATAAACAATATTTTGCTCAAAAAAAGAGGGTTCTAATTTTTCAACAAAAGCCTGTTCATTATGCGAATGCAGTGAAATAAATTCTTGATTTTCTTTAAACTCAGTGTTGTAACGTTCTTTTAGAATATGAATGAGTTTTTTTGTAACGCGGGTATCTTCACAAAGAAGAGTGTCGGCGCTCCTCAGAGCTTCAATAGCTCTAAGTGAAATATCGCCAATGTTTCCAATCGGAGTTGGAACGAGTGTAAGCAAGTTAAAAAATTATTTTTTATTGTAACGTGCGTTAAATTTCTCGATACGGCCAGCCGTATCAACCATACGCTCAGAACCTGTAAAGAATGGGTGACATTCATTACAAATATCTATTTTCATTTCCGATTTTTGACTTTTTGTTACAAAAGTGTTTCCACATGCACATGTTACAGTACAATCTACTAACTCTGGGTGAATACCTTTTTTCATCTTTTTACCTTTTGATACTCGTCGAAGTACGAATATCTATATATTTTTTAAATCCGTATGGGGGCAGATTTTCTGAGCGCAATTATATCCAAATTTTTCTAAAATTCATAACTTTTTGGCCAAAACTTCAGTCTGCTATAACACAATGGCTAAAGAATTACTTTAGAAGCAACCGCTAAAACAGCGGTCTCAGATCGCAGTATCATGGGTGTGTTAAGCCGAAAAACTTCCTGACTTTTTAAAAGCTCTTTTTCTTTCTCGGAGAAACCGCCCTCACAGCCGATAAGCACTCTTTTAAATTCAGCTCCATCTTCCAATATTTTGTCCGTAAAATCAAAGACTTTGGTATCGGGAAATTTATGTATAAAATCTGCGATATTTTCATATATGTCAAATTCCATCATTTGCGTACGTCCGCACTGCTGATTTGAAGCTTGTAAAATCCGCTCATATCTTTTAAAATCAGGCTTAAAATTCTTTTGGCTTCTATCGCAGTATATAAATGAAATTTTCGCCACACCTATTTCATTAAGACTTGCCAATACTTTTTCAACAGATTTTGAATCAATAATGCACCAGGCTACATGTAACTTCTGTTTCGCTTTAATTTCTAAAACTTGTGAAGAAATCTTCTCTACATGTAAGGCTCTTGGCTCAATTGCCGTTATTTTATAAAGATGCAGTGTTTT includes:
- a CDS encoding 16S rRNA (uracil(1498)-N(3))-methyltransferase, encoding MAGLIYLYEENAGKQSFSIKGELYKYLVKVRRHKEGDELGFRNKEDIKTLHLYKITAIEPRALHVEKISSQVLEIKAKQKLHVAWCIIDSKSVEKVLASLNEIGVAKISFIYCDRSQKNFKPDFKRYERILQASNQQCGRTQMMEFDIYENIADFIHKFPDTKVFDFTDKILEDGAEFKRVLIGCEGGFSEKEKELLKSQEVFRLNTPMILRSETAVLAVASKVIL
- the rpmE gene encoding 50S ribosomal protein L31; amino-acid sequence: MKKGIHPELVDCTVTCACGNTFVTKSQKSEMKIDICNECHPFFTGSERMVDTAGRIEKFNARYNKK
- the rsmI gene encoding 16S rRNA (cytidine(1402)-2'-O)-methyltransferase — encoded protein: MLTLVPTPIGNIGDISLRAIEALRSADTLLCEDTRVTKKLIHILKERYNTEFKENQEFISLHSHNEQAFVEKLEPSFFEQNIVYASDAGMPGVSDPGQILISYCLKYNIAYDVLPGANAVLTAFVASGFCETQMLFFGFLDHKGSSRSEGLQRALHGGYTTVLYESPHRLEKLLLELDKEAPSREIFLAKELTKKYQRYLRGTADEILKSLDGNFRGEWVVVIKASAAQNSSAVSENDILELDLPKKVQAKLISKITGENIKVIYQRLL
- the rlmB gene encoding 23S rRNA (guanosine(2251)-2'-O)-methyltransferase RlmB → MLIYAKQPIYYLINNYPQKIKTLYLAKELDKKEYSRLMKMGFEIKRIPNEAAVKMSKNANHQGFLAEVEDYKLHDYQTFLNKDFVVVLAGLTDVGNIGAIVRSAYALGVDAIIVSGIKHLNIEPLLRTSTGALFDMPLAVENNIHNLLNDFKMSGFISYGADMGGVDIREAKIVKKRVLVLGNEGEGLTSRVSSKLDNIVSIKMAHDFDSLNVSVAGAILMDRMRYEQ